In Miscanthus floridulus cultivar M001 chromosome 19, ASM1932011v1, whole genome shotgun sequence, the DNA window tgtcgagtacTCCGAtctgaaacactcggcaaagaaataaataaCCTTTTTTCTgaacaaactttgccgagtgcttagatctagaacactcggcaaacaaagaaAAATCCCATCAAAtaccctcccctcctctcccctcCCCTCCACAGATCCACCAGTAGCTCCTCCCTTTCCCCCTCTCCCCGAGCCCGTGCGAGCGCAGCTACGCCACTGGTTGCGCGGCCACCGCTACCGGAGTCCGCCCCCTCCTCACTTTCCCTCTCTCCCCTCCCTAGATCCACCTCTAGCCCCTCCCTTTCCCCACCTCCGCGGGCTCGCACGGGCGCCGAtgcgtcgccgccaccgccgtccgcGCGGTCACCGGCGGCGGCTGCCTCAACAGCACCGGATCCTGTCGCTGACTCCGTCGAGGTAGGCCCCGCGGGCACCTACTCGGACGCCGGCTGCCTGGCCAGCGAGCCCTCCATGGCCCCCCTGCTCCGCCGGGGCCGGATGCcggcgccgccatggccagcgtcccGCCAGATGCGCAGCAGGCGCCATCCACGGTGGGGACGGCCGGATCCAGCACGGGAAGCCCCCGTCCCCCATCATCGGCGACTCGGGAGGTGCCCATGGAGGCCTCCTCGCTGCCGTCAACCGCGGTTGGGCCTGAGACGGTGAACTCGGTGCCCAGCTCGTCGCGGCAGCACCCTTCGTTGCTTCATCCTCGCTCTCCCCCCTCGCCTCGCCCTTCCAaccaggtggtggtggtggctcgtGCGGCTGCCGAGTGTTGGAGCGGCCGGTGGTGGTGTCCGGCCGGTGGTGGCGGCctgtgcttgttttttttttttttgcttaaaaaaatgtttgccgagtgtttttttgcactcggcaaagtgcctgataaaaaacactcgacaaagaatattTGCCGATAAATCTTTGCCGTGTGTTggttgccgagtgcaacactcggcaaagaggttgccgagtgtttttcgggctttgccgagtgcccctggcactcggcaaaccttctgTATCCCGTAGTGATTAAGAGCAGCCGCCAACAATGAGGGGCCTTGCACGGGTGCTTCTAATAATGCATGAAAAATCGATGGTACTCCTATCACTGAACTGGTGTTGGTCTTTCAGCTGGCCTATAGGGTTTCTATGCTCTGTTGAAGCATCTTGTTTCTCTTAAACTTGTTATTAGATTTATATGGTTGGCAACAGGTTTTGACGGACGTGCCTGTCTTGTACTCCTGCTTTCCACGATGAAAGTATGGAAAATGTATGATTTGTTTGGTCCAATATCTATTCTCTATTTCTATGGAAAAAATTTATATTCTAAAGACGGTGTATATATTAAATTAAAAACTTCTATCtttttaatataatgatacgcaatGCTCTTGCGTATTCAAGAAAAAATATCACTTCAAATTAGTTTTGTTTGGTTCAACATCTTGTACGTATTACTCAAAATTGCATGAATGTAAACCAGGCCTCACCAACATATGATAAACTTATACAGCTCCACCTCTCAAAAAAAATTATACAGCTCCATAAATAATTTTGTTATTTTGGATCCTAATAACACGAGAACTGAAATGATGCATGGAGAAGTTTTATCCTTGCTTTGCAATGGGATATTCAGCTTGTTGTTACATGACAACATGCAAATTGGATATTTATTGAACGATCACGTCAAGCATTTCACTTTGTTTGGGACTGGAACTACATACTATGCCTGGGCACGTGCTGCTCTAACTTATATGGGTATGGAAGTTTTAAATATTTATCAATGATAGTCTTATGTATTCCAATTCGTTTTATGAACGGAATACGAACCATAACTGAGCACTTAACTGGTGCCGGTATGGGAGGAAGTGGGTGGAACATGGAAGCACTTTGTATTTCAATTCGTTTTGAAGTCAAAaccaaataataaacatataaaaCAAATAATAAAGACAATATtaactccgttccaaattataattcgtttgattttttttaccctaagtttgaccactcgtcttattcaaaaatttatgcAAATTATCACTTCTTTTgctgtggcttgctttattaacaaaagttcttcaagaatgacttaaatttgactacgtttgcacatttttttttaaataagacgAGTTGTCAAATTTGAGGTCAAAAAGTCAAATgaattataatttgaaatggagggagtactatggATCTTTGAATCATTAGCCCTTCCTAATAAGAATACTACCAAATTGTTAATGTACTTTATTTTGTGATTAATCAAAGAGATATTATTTTTGAGAAAGGCTCTTTCTCTATAATACTCGATCGATCTAGATGCCTTCACATCTAAGCATTCCATCATCCAAAGGATGAAAGATATTTTGTGATTAAAAAATAGATGTTTTTGAGGGAGGCACtccctctataatacctgttcgATCTTCACTACTACAGGAAACTTTACCGAGGTGGGCAGAAATGATTAACTGAGGCGGACATCGCAATCGCCTCGGTCGAAAGGTCATGGTAAATGGGATCTTTTTCGAGGCGGTTTGATGCCCACCTCGATAAATCgaataaagaaaacaaaaaaaagaaaacccgTGGACAAACCCAGCAAGCCCATCCACGGGCCTGCCGAGCCCATCCACAGGCTATCGCTGCCGCTAGCCACATCTGTGcactgtcgtcgtcgtcgtcatatcGCACATCGGGTCACGCCGCCGCTGCCAAGTCCGCTCCTCGCAGGATCCACACGTGCTGCCACCGGATCTACATGCCCGGCCCTTGGATCCACCATGCCCCGCCTCCTCTCCTCGTCGGaccacacgccgccgccgaggacccTAGATCCGTCACCAGGGACCGCATCACCGTTGCTGAGCCCGCGCCGCCACCGAATCGGCACGTCCCGCCCCTAGATCTACCGGGATGGGGCCTCGGGAGTGCGCCTCCGCCGTGGGAGGGGGCCCCTAGGAGAGCATCACtggagagggaggagagggagccGCCGGTGAGAGGGAGATGGAGGAGAGGGAGCCGCtagggagagggaggagaggagtgAGGGCGCGGAGGGGGAGGACCGGAGGAAAGGAGTGAGGGCGTGGAGGGGCGTCGGGCTCGAGGAGGGGTGCGGCGCGGAGAGGGGAGGCACGCCGCTGGGAGTGGGAGGTAGGGCACTAGTGGGAGTGCTCACAGTTAACCTAAGTCCGGGTTATATATAAGCCCCATAGGAGGATAGATATGGGCTCTGAGTTGGGCCActattaactgaggcggttgtTTTAAGGCATCCGCCTTGCGTTAAGACAACCGCATCGGTTAATCgttattaaccgaggtggttatcTTACGTTGTTCGCCTCGGTttagcattaaccgaggcggttgatgGGCCAGCTGCCCGACCACGAATAACCGAGGCGGACAACCGgcccaaccacctcgaagcctGTTTTGAAAATGTCTCGCATAAGattttatgtagtagtgcttGACGCCATCGCATCTGAGCCTTCCATCATCCGGAGGACGTAAGATTTGTATAATTTTGACActaagaaagttatgatttaccTTTTTGTTTATTTAAggccaaagggcgcctagctcaaaTGGTTACGgtactcctcaggtcctgggttcgactccccgtgggagcggatTTTAGGCTGAGATTAAAAAAATCTCCTCGCCCGTCCCCATGTGCTAAAGCGCGGTGAAAGGCCCTggcccggttctcacagggtGACGGCACCTCCTGCGTCAGGATGGGGGTGggtgttcgggggttttctcgatctaTGTGAGAAGATCCTTCTTCTTAACGGAAAACCCGGGGGTCGTCATAaccccgcaggtcgagttttttttatttatttaagtCACGTTGTTTAACATATGCCGAATTTTGTTTGTTCAAGTCACGTTATTTTACATCTGCCATTTACGTGCAATTTTACTTCTTTAATAAAGTCCTAATCCCTAACGTTGTGTACGTGTACAATCTTATATGATTGAAGCCATAGTTCGTCATGTTTACATCACCGGCTGATCATGGATTCTTTTAAGATCAGAAAAGAATATGAAATCACAACGTAGAGCACCACCTGGTCCGCAGCCCCCACTTTAAATCTTTTATGTTTTGCACCCCTGAACAAGCGAAATCAGCTTCACTAGTCTGTTGCCACTCATTCatatatttttctaaatttcTTTAACGTTTTATAGATCCAATACATAATTCATTATCCTATTTTGTATTTAAAGAtattgttgatgatatatatatgaATTGACATATCGAGAATTCAATTGGCATTCCTGTTGGATTCGAAATAGTTTTTATGAACACATGCGTGTCGCACGGGAATACTTGCTACTGTATATAAAAAGCCcgaatatcttataatttaaaaggAAGAAATTATATCTGCTAAGACATGTTTACCgaaaaaaaaacatataaaaGAGTGGTGTAGTCGTTGAAGCCATCTGGACTCGTTCATAATTAACCAGTAAACTTATTTAAGCAGCTTACGAGAATTGCTAGGATGAGCAGATCACTCTACGACTCTTACCGGGATGGCCGAATGAACAGCAGTACTTtggtttctttctttccttttcttttgcgCGGAAAGCCTAAGCTTACTCGATCAACGACCATGGTGGCTTATCTCCCGCGTCCAAGTTCCCGTAGCTCCTGCACCAGCCCATCCACCTCCCGCCACGAGCTGCCACCTTCTCCTATCGCCTCCGCCATTCCGGCGGCGATCTCTACGGCGCGCGCCCTCATGCCAGCGCCGGCCTCCCCGACGACCTGAGCCAACGCGCGTGCGAGCTCGTCGGCTTCCGGGACCGCGCCGAACCCGCCCCAGCTCGCGGCCAAGGCCACGCGCGCCTCCTCCACGACCAGCCGCGCGTTGAAGAACTGGTCGGCCGCCATCGGCCATGCCAGCATCGGAACCCCGGCCGCGCAGGCCTCCAGCACCGAGTTCCACCCGCAGTGCGTGACGAAGCAGACCACCGCGCGGTGCCGCAGCGCGGTCACCTGCGTAGGCCACCCGCGGAGCACCAGCCTGGTCCCCGCCGCGGCCGCGCGGTCCTCGAACCCGTCCGAGAGTGTCGCCGTCGCCGCGGCCCAGACGAACGGCGTGCCGCTGCGCTCCAACGCGGCAGCGAGCGCcgcggcgtgcggcggcggcggcaccatcATGGTCCCAAAGCTCACGTACGCCACCGACGAGTCCGGGAACGCGTCCAGCCACGCGTTGACATCGCGGGCGGCGAGGTCGCCTTCGCCTGTGCTAACCGACGGGGACGCTACCGGTCCCACTGCCCAGACGCTCTTGCTGGCCAGGTCCTCGGGCGGCTGCGCGTCCAGGTACTTCCCCTCGAGAGGATGGCAGGTATTGCACACGAACGCCGCGCCCTCCATGTTCCAGAGGAAGTTATCCTTGATCGCCTCGGAGTGCTCGTCGCGGCCGCCCTCCGCGTAGCCCCAGTACATCCGCGAGATCTGCCGCCACGGGAAGGACGGCGCGGCGTGAGGAGCCCGGCCGCGGCGTGAGGAGCCGGCAGCGGCGCAAGGCTGCCTGGCCGCGGGCACGGGGCCGCCTGGGCGAGGGCCGGTCGCCACCCACGGGCACGGAGGCCGCGACGCCAGGCCAAGGCCGTGCTCGCCGCTCAGCCATGTCGCaggcactactacagaatttaactgtaggggcggctctagagtctctgtaggggcggttgcgccagccgcccttcccagggtgttcctacagagtgtgcctctgtaggggcggtttcctgaccgcccctgcagtgccctctatagggacggctggtgttttcagccgcccctacagtgccctctgtaggggtggctggtaatatcttgccgcccctgtagtggacttctgtaagggcggctgtatcaccagccgtccctgctgtgtgtatttgtaagggcggttcaatcaagaaccgcccctactgtGGAGTTTCcggcaaaaaaataaataattcaaattcaaatctgaccacatatatatatataattcaaattcgaatctgaccgccataaatatacatatatacatccacaaacataagaccattatttagaacaaATGTCCAAATACTAGAAGTGTAATGAGTACCGAGCTTAGAAACCAATCACAGGATCATACGTAGAACAACAATTAATTATAAACATCGGATACATATATCTAATCCACTTGTATTATCTAAAAAAGGTACATCACATCCACAGCTATGAAATATAAAATAGAGAATACTTGATACATTTAGCAGGGATAGGCACATAGTCCACAGCTATGAAATATAAAATGGAGAATACTACATAGTTTTAGCACATCAGGGAAGTGCACAATATGGCCACCTTTGTATTAAAGGGCATTGCACAAAACTGGTAAATAGAGAAGCTCAAAGAAACTCACCGCCGCCTAAGAGGCCCAGGGGAGCGCCTGCGTGGTGATGGGCTGCCACGTCCCCTCCTAGGTGAAGGACTGTGGTTGAGAAAATAGCGTTAGCAATTCCAGTGATCCATTCACAGATCTTATAGAATTATAGAAGTTATTTAAGCACTGATTACCGCATCGGTGACCTATGCCTTCTAGGTTgggtgaaaatggtacggatattttccgaccgtatttccgaatccgtttagaggggttcagatctgtccatatccgaaTCCGGGTATTCAACATCCGACaccatatccgtatccgaatactcaaatcgcatatttatgatgtcgatattaaatcatatcctatccgacatggttgacactatccgtattt includes these proteins:
- the LOC136525968 gene encoding flavonol 3-O-glucosyltransferase UGT89B1-like; its protein translation is MRGEHGLGLASRPPCPWVATGPRPGGPVPAARQPCAAAGSSRRGRAPHAAPSFPWRQISRMYWGYAEGGRDEHSEAIKDNFLWNMEGAAFVCNTCHPLEGKYLDAQPPEDLASKSVWAVGPVASPSVSTGEGDLAARDVNAWLDAFPDSSVAYVSFGTMMVPPPPHAAALAAALERSGTPFVWAAATATLSDGFEDRAAAAGTRLVLRGWPTQVTALRHRAVVCFVTHCGWNSVLEACAAGVPMLAWPMAADQFFNARLVVEEARVALAASWGGFGAVPEADELARALAQVVGEAGAGMRARAVEIAAGMAEAIGEGGSSWREVDGLVQELRELGRGR